A region of Kwoniella shandongensis chromosome 14, complete sequence DNA encodes the following proteins:
- a CDS encoding inosine-5'-monophosphate dehydrogenase has translation MSPIVNGHASSSNAPARGDKYLNAADALSFLEEYPRGDGLSVQELMDSRQNGGLTYNDFLMLPGHINFPASVVSLQSKVTKNIVLNTPFLSSPMDTVTEDRMAIALALHGGLGIIHHNCSPEDQAAMVRRVKKYENGFITDPLCLGPNSTVGDVLEIKAQFGFCGVPITETGKINGKLLGIITGRDVQFQDPQTPIKSVMTTEVITGQAGITLEEANNLLRDSKKGKLPIVDASGNLVSLVARSDLLKNQNYPLASKVPESKQLYCGAAIGTRPGDKDRLKHLVEAGLDVVVLDSSQGNSIFQIEFIKWIKETYPKLDVIAGNVVTREQAAQLIVAGADGLRIGMGSGSICITQEVMAVGRPQGTAVYAVSEFASRFGIPTVADGGIGNIGHIAKALALGASAVMMGGLLAGTTESPGEYFYHEGKRVKVYRGMGSIEAMEHTQRGSASAKGAILGGSDNAATARYFSEADAVKVAQGVSGDVADKGSINKFVPYLYTGLQHSLQDAGVKSVVDLQAASRAGTVRFELRTASAQVEGGVHGLNSYTKRLFA, from the exons ATGTCTCCCATCGTCAACGGACacgcttcctcctccaacgcTCCTGCGCGGGGCGACAAATACCTCAATGCCGCCGAcgctctttccttcctcgaaGAGTACCCTCGGGGTGATGGTCTTTCCGTCCAGGAGTTGATGGACTCCAGGCAGAACGGTGGTTTGACCTACAACGACTTCTTGATGTTGCCCGGTCACATCAACTTCCCCGCTTCGGTCGTCTCCCTCCAGTCcaa GGTCACTAAgaacatcgtcctcaacacccccttcctctcctctcctatGGACACCGTCACTGAGGACCG AATGGCtatcgctctcgctcttcacgGTGGTCTCGGTATTATCCACCACAACTGTTCCCCCGAGGACCAAGCTGCCATGGTCAGGCGAGTTAAGAAGTACGAGAACGGTTTCATCACCGACCCCTTGTGCTTGGGCCCCAACAGCACCGTTGGCGA TGTCTTGGAGATCAAGGCTCAATTCGGCTTCTGCGGTGTTCCCATCACTG AGACCGGCAAGATCAACGGCAAACTCCTCGGTATCATCACCGGCCGAGACGTCCAGTTCCAGGACCCCCAGACCCCTATCAAATCCGTCATGACCACTGAAGTTATCACCGGTCAAGCCGGTATCACCCTCGAAGAGGCCAACAACCTCCTTCGTGACTCTAAAAAGGGTAAACTCCCCATCGTCGACGCTTCGGGCAACCTCGTCTCTCTCGTCGCTCGATCCGATTTGCTAAAGAACCAGAACTACCCCCTCGCCAGCAAGGTTCCCGAGTCCAAGCAACTCTACTGTGGTGCCGCCATCGGTACTCGACCAGGAGACAAGGACAGACTCAAGCATCTCGTTGAGGCAGGTTTGgatgtcgtcgtcctcgactcCAGTCAGGGTAACTCCATCTTCCAGATTGAATTCATCAAGTGGATCAAGGAGACTTACCCCAAACTTGATGTCATTGCCGGTAACGTCGTCACTCGAGAGCAAGCCGCTCAGCTCATCGTTGCCGGTGCGGACGGTTTGAGAATTGGTATGGGTAGCGGGTCTATCTGTATCACTCAGGAGGTCATGGCTGTCGGTCGACCCCAAGGTACTGCCGTCTACGCCGTTTCCGAATTCGCCAGCCG ATTCGGTATTCCTACCGTCGCTGACGGTGGTATTGGAAACATCGGTCACATTGCCAAGGCTCTCGCTCTTGGTGCTAGCGCCGTCATGATGGGTGGTCTTCTTGCCGGAACCACCGAATCACCTGGAGAGTACTTCTACCACGAAGGAAAGCGAGTCAAGGTCTACCGAGGAATGGGTTCCATCGAGGCCATGGAGCACACTCAACGTGGTTCCGCCTCTGCCAAGGGTGCCATCCTCGGAGGATCCGACAACGCCGCTACTGCTCGATACTTCTCCGAGGCAGACGCGGTCAAGGTCGCTCAAGGTGTCTCTGGTGATGTCGCCGATAAGGGTAGCATCAACAAGTTCGTCCCTTACTTGTACACGGGTTTGCAACACTCCCTCCAGGATGCTGGTGTCAAGTC TGTTGTCGACCTCCAAGCCGCTTCTCGGGCTGGTACCGTTAGGTTCGAGCTTCGAACCGCCTCTGCGCAAGTCGAGGGTGGCGTCCACGGGCTCAACTCTTACACTAAGAGGTTGTTTGCTTAA
- a CDS encoding palmitoyltransferase AKR1, protein MTTLSPSLSAIASPDSMRAILDDTTILEDGEKSGAGGSNGNPLMGEVERDSNEVGRETIREEEPVSSNDQLSIHAFAQRGDTASLAAMLRDNPALDLSATDSQDVTPLHWASINAHMGTCRWLLDNGADVDAIGGELRATPLQWAARNGHLYVVHLLLSRGADPNILDSQGFNTLHLITHSSAVMPLLYMLHQPVAIDEKDSDGHTALMWAAYQGDALSVDLLIRHGASVNTSDNAGMTPLHWAAVKGNKVSIKHLIEAGASLDAKEESGKTPKDMAEELKGLVPFLKGLEEAGYTDQGVKLMGRLSERNTTLALFALPTVGLGIIFKTFDLLPIYVSLPLAIAEFFTMQLTVTNFLLGHQKSEYKVSASNYFASMIIASIIWVSWCWATRIAMGTPGHAFGNLGFFVACSACAYNLYRAIRADPGFVPKGTKDAEIKEALEELVDAGRLNGTNFCIMCMAKKPLRSKHCRTCDRCVARFDHHCPWIWNCVGYKNHRSFLLFVLFLIAGISMFDKLSWAYTQENAPEYQSTPSPGLSICDISSTLCQAGSYDAFLLSVVCWSTLQLTWTIILAISHLWQVARQMTTFEVSNLGRYGFMGGRGGQSLRDQSGAMKQALAVGAGIGPSGAEEEARGDESAGPDGNFVLPPPGGAPPPPSGVGGHVHGPECRHGSGGGHSHGIGHVCAAFGKMLSGPLMNILGLDRFTKGKALGGMKRAGRDQNPFDMGLVKNCTDFWIPDDEIDYTSLYEIPPEGWRAYRRKVRMRKGTGETGGKGGYQMVSGSEEV, encoded by the exons ATGACGACCCTttcaccttccctctctgctaTCGCTAGTCCCGATTCCATGCGTGCGATATTGGACGACACAACAATATTagaggatggggagaagAGTGGTGCTGGAGGTAGTAATGGTAATCCATTAATGGGCGAGGTAGAAAGGGATAGTAACGAAGTTGGACGAGAGACCAttcgggaagaagaaccgGTCTCATCAAATGATCAA CTAAGCATACATGCTTTCGCTCAACGAGGCGATACGGCCTCCCTAGCAGCTATGCTCCGCGATAACCCTGCTCTCGACCTCTCAGCGACGGATTCACAAGATGTCACACCCCTACATTGGGCATCCATCAATGCTCATATGGGAACATGTAGATGGTTGTTGGACAACGGGGCGGATGTCGATGCGATTGGTGGAGAGCTGAGAGCGACCCCATTACAATGGgcagcgag AAATGGTCATCTCTACGTGGTGCATCTGCTGTTATCGAGAGGGGCGGATCCGAACATTCTAGATTCACAAGGGTTCAACACATTGCATTTGATCACGCACTCCAGTGCAGTCATGCCCTTACTTTACATG TTGCATCAACCGGTCGccatcgacgagaaggacaGCGATGGACACACCGCACTCATGTGGGCAGCTTACCAGG GCGACGCACTCTCCGTTGATCTCCTTATACGGCACGGCGCATCCGTTAATACCTCCGACAACGCCGGCATGACCCCTCTTCATTGGGCCGCAGTCAAAGGAAATAAGGTATCGATCAAACATCTCATAGAAGCAGGAGCGAGTCTTGATGCGAAGGAGGAATCAGGGAAGACGCCAAAAGATATGGCAGAGGAGCTGAAGGGGTTGGTGCCGTTTTTgaaaggattggaagaggcGGGGTACACCGATCAAGGTGTGAAATTGATGGGGAGATTGAGCGAG AGAAATACGACATTGGCCCTTTTCGCTCTCCCCACAGTTGGGCTGGGCATCATCTTCAAGACGTTTGACCTGTTACCGATCTACGTCAGCTTGCCACTAGCTATCGCAGAATTCTTCACAATGCAGCTG ACCGTTAcgaacttcctcctcgggCACCAAAAGTCGGAATACAAAGTCTCCGCTTCAAATTACTTTGCGTCGATGATCATCGCGAGTATAATATGGGTGTCGTGGTGCTGGGCTACCAGAATAGCGATGGGCACCCCAGGACACGCGTTCGGCAACCTTGGGTTTTTCGTTGCTTGTAGCGCATGCGCCTATAACTTGTACAGAGCAATCAGAGCGGATCCAGGGTTTGTGCCGAAAGGAACGAAGGATgcggagatcaaagag GCTCTCGAGGAACTGGTGGACGCTGGACGTCTCAATGGAACGAACTTTTGTATCATGTGCATG GCCAAGAAGCCATTACGGTCGAAACACTGTCGGACTTGTGATCGTTGCGTGGCCCGTTTTGACCA TCATTGTCCGTGGATCTGGAATTGTG TAGGGTACAAGAACCACCGATCGTTTCTCCTTTTCGTGCTGTTCTTGATAGCCGGTATATCGATGTTCGACAAGCTATCTTGGGCTT ATACACAAGAAAACGCGCCAGAATACCAATCGACCCCTTCCCCTGGCCTGTCAATATGCGATATCTCCTCGACACTATGCCAAGCGGGCTCGTACGacgctttcctcctctcagTGGTCTGTTGGTCGACTCTCCAATTGACTTGGACGATCATTCTTGCTATTTCCCACTTATGGCAAGTTGCTCGACAAATGACTACGTTTGAAGTGTCAAACTTGGGTCGGTATGGATTTATGGGCGGAAGGGGAGGTCAAAGTTTGCGAGATCAAAGTGGGGCCATGAAGCAGGCTTTGGCAGTAGGAGCGGGTATCGGACCCTCTGgagccgaagaagaagctcgcGGTGACGAATCGGCTGGCCCTGATGGCAATTTCGTCCTCCCCCCTCCAGGAGGTGCACCACCCCCACCGTCAGGAGTCGGGGGCCATGTTCATGGACCGGAATGTCGACATGGATCTGGAGGTGGACACAGTCATGGCATCGGACATGTTTGTGCGGCGTTTGGGAAGATGTTGTCCGGACCTTTGATGAACATTCTAGGTCTGGATAGGTTTACGAAAGGGAAAGCGTtaggagggatgaagagggcTGGAAGGGATCAAAATCCATTCGATATGGGTTTGgtaaag AATTGCACCGATTTCTGGATACCAGACGATGAGATAGATTATACGTCACTTTATGAAATACCGCCAGAAGGATGGAGGGCGTATAGAAGGAAGGTGAGAATGAGAAAAGGTACGGGAGAGACaggggggaaggggggatATCAGATGGTCAGCGGGAGTGAAGAGGTTTGA